The sequence CGGCTGCTTATGAATAGCTGgcataaaataaatgttttcaaaCAGACCCAGTTATTTCACTATAGCGTCCACAATGTTGGAGTTGGAGACGTGTAGAAATGTTCATCCCTCCCCTTGGCTCCCCTTCCGTCGCGGTCACGCCCCTGCCCACAGAGATAAATGGTAGGACTTCTTACCGTTTCCTTCACATCCTCTGCCGCTCCGGTTCATGAGCAGCCTGTTGGGtctcgaggaggaggaggaggagggggacacaCAACGGGGAGCTCGCTCACCCCAGTCTCCGGCAGTCTTAGTCCATCCCGTGCCACACTCTGCTGAGGCCACGCGCCCCAACCGACCACCGAACATGTCCACCGGGTCGCTTAGCGACTTCGACGACGAGGTCCTGGACGGCATCCTGAAGTTCGGCTCTTCCGGTAAAGACTCTGGTACGTCGAACGAGAGCACAGAGGAGAGCTCGAACTGCGAGGGCGGCTCGGCCAACGATAAAGCGGCAGCGGGAAAGAAACGGAAAACAGCGTACAGTAGGAAGAAGGCGCCGAACAGTGTGGCCCACGAGGGGTGCGGCAAACCTGTGCAGAGGAACGCAGCCAACGCACGAGAGCGAGCGAGGATGCGCGTGCTGTCAAAAGCGTTCTCCCGTTTGAAGATGACTTTACCGTGGGTCCCACCGGACACCAAGCTCTCCAAACTGGACACGCTGCGCCTTGCCTCGAGCTACATCGCCCATCTACGGCAGATCCTTGCCAACGACAAATACGAGAACGGTTATTACCACCCCGTCAACCTGGTGAGAAACACACTTCAGCATTTCAAATAGATTTTACAAAGACGTTTTTTTTTCAAGAAGTCCTTTTtccatcagcagttgtcacaaagtgctttactgATACCCGGCCTACTCCAAAGAGCAAGCAAAGCATGGGCAAATGTAGCACAGTAGCTAGCGGGGAAAACCCGGAGCCTTAGAATAAAAGAAAACCTTTTACCTACCTTGATAAGCCTACAATTAAAAGAGATCCAAGTTCTCGTCATGAATCAAACACGTGGCATGATTTGAAGTGTTTCTGACGGTCACTTTAAGGTTGATTGGAGAGGTTTGGATGGGGCTATTTTAATAGGTTTAGGCTTATTGATGGTCCTAAAGGCTACATACCATTTGATTGTTTACTCAATATTGTCTGGACAATATaattgacaacaacaaaaacattcaccAGTATCATTTCACAATTTTGCCTATTTAGTTTAGCCTATCCAGTTTAGCCTATTCAGTTTAGCCTCCAGTTTAGCCAGTTTAGCCTATTCAGTTTAGCCATTTTTTCAGGCTATGTAAAGAGGTATTGTAATATAAGCTCTCCGTTTTATTTAGATATTCAAGTATGATAATGATGTTGAGAAACATTATGCTGCTTGACAGTTGTCTATTAAAGAGTGGTAAGCCCCAGTATTTAGCCTTTACACACATCAGATTAAAACTCCCCTCCTTAtccatatatatatttatatatactggaccttactgtaatattactgatgttataatagtgtttttttagtgttttaataaatatgtTTTGTTAACCTAATAGTGTTGTTCTATTGCGCTGTGAGCTGATAATTGatttcctgttcctctctctctctccagacgtGGCCCTTCATGGTCGCCGGTAAACCCGAGAACGATTTGAAAGAGATGCTCAACACCACCCGGTTGTGTGGAACAACTGCCTCGTGATGGAACATGACATGTTCATTGACGTTTTCGTTACCGGGAACGGACTTTTCCAGGTGGACCGGACATGCATGTCATATATCTCCTAAACCAAATATTGAGTGGGAATAACCGGGAGAGTGCGCACTCTCTTGCCGGTTCACCCTACAGAGAAACGGATTTTATACGCCTATTTAAATTGTTTACATGTTGTCTTTGCTGGTTCGAGGACAGGTTGTGCTAAAGTTTTGTATTCGGTTTCATACTTTTAAAATGCATTGTATAAAAATGTTGtcatacaagtgtgtgtgtgtgtgtgtgtgtgtgtgtgtgtgtgtgtgtgtgtatgtgtgtgtgtgtgtgtgtgtgtgtgtgtgtatgtgtgtgtgtgtgtgtgtgtgtgtgtgtgtgtgtgtgtgtgtgtgtgtgtgtgtgtgtgtgtgtgtgtgtgtgtgtgtgtgtatatatatatatatataacttttttttttacaggtgAAGTTGTCAGTCACCAATTTGGAAGCGCACATGAAAATGTGTCCGTTATTGTAATCGCCTGATTGTATTTAGGACTAAATAAAATGTATTCATTTTATCGTATACATTCTCTCACTCAATGTGTGTTGGACCACTAAGAATACAAAATTCTACAGGATacatgttgttgttattgttggctATAGGGTTTTCTCCCTCTGATCAAACTAACCCGTAGTTATCTCGACCTTTCTCTCAAAAGGAAGGAGCCACAAAGAGCCGAGGAGAGAATATAGAAACGTGCGCGGCCAGAGGGAACCTATTTCCGGGTTTTTTATCTCCAAAAGTAAACAATTGATACTTTTTCGATATGCTTGACATTAGATCAACAAACTGCTATCAATTCGAATAAATGATCATTTGGTAACGAAATAAGGGATAAATCAAATCTTCGTTTTGACGTTAATGAATGGCCTTAGCAGAGAGGTATGTCGGTTTGAAGTTCATTGTTTAACAGCCGTCTTGAAAGTGGTAAATGTGCGCACAGCGCTTAATCCTGCTCCAGACGCCTTGTTTAATTCACGCGGGTTATGACCGCACTGTTTACACACGGCAGACAGATATTTATGCAGCTGGCTTTGGCTCtttggaggaagggagagaagcaAGCTATACCCGGGCCGGGAAAGTCCAAGtcagtgaaacacacacacacacacacaaactgtcctgAGCTGCGAACTCGTTGTCCATCAGAGAATTCCTGCCTGTGATGTGGAGAGCACAGCAGAGGAGTGGAGAGCGGACCGTGGTGTAATAACAAGCGCCTCCAACCATCCATTATAGCCGTGTTATTGTAACGATCCACTGGCGGGATGACCCTCACACAGCCCCGCTGGGACTGACTTTAGACTAAGGAGAGGAGACGTAGGCTACATCAATTAATTGACTGTACTGATCACAGAGACGGGGAATAAAGTCATCATTTATCTTATCCGTTTTATAAATAGGCCCATGTTCTTACATACTAGAATAGAATAGAAACAGTGTTCGTTTGTGCTTTTATCCATTACAAATAATTTAGTTTTCCCTGTAAAATGTCCCTGTAACAAAACAAGAACCAAGAAGAGATATGTAGCCTATATCACGTTATAGTCTGTACGGAAGACACAGAATTAGGAAGTCAATAATTCATACTCCTATATGGCCcgtaaaaatatgtattttcgtAAATGTTTTTCATTTATTTGTTTCAATTTAGTTAGGCCATGTATCATATTATTTAAAATAGTATAAAGTGTTATTGGATACATTTCATTGTGGGGTATTTTCTCACCGTTCTGAAAGTAGATTAGTAAACATAGGCTAACCGTTCACTAAACCATCTGCAATCTAACTACAGTATCAAAACAAGTCCTGTGTTGTACACACAGTACAACACCATAAAAAAAATACGTTACTGTAATCCTAATTAATGAGTGGGTGACTGAATGAATTAAACTCTTTGAGGGGAGAGGTTTTTAtatttcacagtattttactgtaattacaagAGCTTGGTGAAAGCAGGTGGCTGCTAGCTAAAGTGTTTACACATAACAGCATATTAATGAATAGATGGTGTTTTATATCACGTCCATTTCTAGAGACATTtaacaaaggcttccaaactggcAGAACAGGGCAAAACAGCGTTGGTACAGCATTCTCACACACGTGTGCAACAAATATAGCCTTTTGCAAGGCAtgcctcaaaatatgttaatgagccagaAACAACAACTACATGGTCAACAGGTTTTGGCGCTCCAAAGATATGGTAAggtactgtattctgtggggATAAATTACAGTACATCCGTAAATACACCAATTACTTCCCCCTCTCACTCAttttttttgtacctttatttaactaggcaagtccgttaagaacaaattattatttacaatgacggcctaggaacagtgggttaactggtctaggaacagtgggttaactggtctaggaacagtgggttaactggcctaggaacagtgggttaactggtctaggaacagtgggttaactggtctaggaacagtgggttaactggtctaggaacagtgggttaactggcctaggaacagtgggttaactggtctaggaacagtggattaactggcctaggaacagtgggttaactggtctaggaacagtgggttaactggcctaggaacagtgggttaactggtctaggaacagtgggttaactggtctaggaacagtgggttaactggtctaggaacagtgggttaactggtctaggaacagtggattaactggtctaggaacagcggattaactggtctaggaacagtgggttaactgtcttgttcaggagcagaacaacatattttttaccagctcagggattcgatctagcaaactTTCATTACGTGGCCGTTTGGCACCGAGCCCCATGAAAGCATCCTTCCG is a genomic window of Oncorhynchus nerka isolate Pitt River linkage group LG24, Oner_Uvic_2.0, whole genome shotgun sequence containing:
- the LOC115123888 gene encoding transcription factor 21-like, which gives rise to MSSLLGLEEEEEEGDTQRGARSPQSPAVLVHPVPHSAEATRPNRPPNMSTGSLSDFDDEVLDGILKFGSSGKDSGTSNESTEESSNCEGGSANDKAAAGKKRKTAYSRKKAPNSVAHEGCGKPVQRNAANARERARMRVLSKAFSRLKMTLPWVPPDTKLSKLDTLRLASSYIAHLRQILANDKYENGYYHPVNLTWPFMVAGKPENDLKEMLNTTRLCGTTAS